GTTGCACTCTAAACCATGCGGTTTGTGATGGAACCACGTTCTGGCATTTCTTTAATACTTGGTCTGAGATTTCTCGAGGCACTTGCGAGAAATTGCAACCGCATCCCATATTTGAACGTAGCCATTTTGACGGAATCATCAACTTTCCAGTTCATATACCAAATATCCTTGAAGAAAAGACTCAGAAGTTGGTCCCCCCTCCGCTGAAACAAAGGTATTTTCactttacaaaagaaaaaattgctgaaCTTAAAGCAAAGGCCAACAATGAAATGGGCACCGATAGGATCTCATCTCTGCAAGCACTcttgggtcatttttggcgatcTGTGACTCGCAGTCGGTGTCTGGAGGCCGATGAAGAGGTTAAGCGCAGGATTGCTATAGGTACAAGGCAAAGGATGCAGCCTCCATTGCCAAAACAGCACTTTGGGAATGCGGTGGAATCGGAGATTGTCACAAGCACTGCAGGGGAACTGATAGAACATGGACTCGGCTGGGCGGCTTGGCGCATAAACAATGTGCTTGCTTCAAAGACGCCACATGAGGTGAGAAAGTTCTTAGATGAATGGGTGAAAAATCCTAGGATGGTGAACTATAGTGGCCCCATATGTAACACCTTGCTCTTAGGAAGCTCCCCACGGCACAACGTGTATGGTAATGACTTTGGTTGGGGAAAACCCGTGGCATTGCGAAGCGGTGCTGGGACTAAATTTGATGGGCGGTTACTTGTGTTTCCTGGTAAGGAAGAGGGTAGCATTGATTTTGAAGTTTGCCTTTTGCCTGAGACTCTAGAGGCTATGGGAGAGGATGCAGAGTTTATGGAGGCTGTGGCTACATGAACTTATAATTACTTATGGCCAACTATGGTGGCTTTACTTGGGTTAGTCCAAATTGGTTCATTCCAAGAACTGGATGcttctcttaattttttgtcGTCTCACTACCACTGTCAATTTACTTTCTTGGGATCTTTTGCTCAacattttattgttttgtgtttgcatttatttcttgCAGATTTCTTAACCATCATTTTTGTCAAACTTATTCAGTTCAATGGATCATTCCCTTGTACTGATTAGAACAAAGAAATTTGTTGTAAACGGCGACTATCTATAGACTTTCTTAGGTCTTCTAGATTCTCAGTTTAGAATAATGAAAAGGTGTTTTGGCAACTTGCTCTCAATAAAGATTTCCCTTGATTATCcaccaagaaaaaagaagaaaagttgcTTAATTCGTTCATGGATATGCAACTAGTCCCGGTAACTTTTGTCACATATATGTACAATGCTTTTCGAAACAGCGAACAGGTGACAAGAATATGTGCATCCCTAATTTAGCAAAACTGATTGCTTCATTAAACTGTTTTGGGAATGTCAACTTGTTAGCAGCAGCAGCagatcaaagaagaaaactATTGGGGAatagaaaacttatttttttggtttagaaaaaaataaataataaaaggatagaaaatatagtttgtataaatttacttttatgcctttaatatataatatataagatagatatatatatatatattttatagaagtatgtaagaaataatttttttgagaaaatataaatgaaataatttgaCACATTATAAAAGTGACACAACACAattcttttactttattttaactttctctatctatatatttttatatataaaagatgtgattttttgaattggttaaaagaacataataaaaaagaaaaaaaataccggattaaaaaaaatttgtgatactgatatatatatatatatatatatatatatatatatatatatatatatataaatacgtAGACATCATGTAGCACAATAGACAAGCTTGGCATTCAACATGTCAACCCAAGCTTTGTCTAGATTTGTTGCTAGTGACTAGCCAATCTTGGATAGTAAAGCTCTATTAAAGTCTTCCATTCTTAGCCTCAATCCACCATActctttttggtttaaaatgctgcccccccccccccccccccccccccccgaaaACACAAAACCTCctctttttggtttaaaatgCTGCCGccgcacccccccccccccccccccccccccccaaaacacaAAACCTCCCCCATGTAAATTTTCTCAAACATGCAGTGATTGATTCATAGAAAGGTATAATAACATGTGAGCTCATGTAAATTTTCTCAAACATGCAATAATATGAAAGTGGGTTTTGTCATATGATTATTTAACACACAATCCCAACTCCCAATAGTATGAATCAAGGAAAACTATATTCATACAAAGCTACCCATATAGGAaatcaatgaagcacaataatGCTTATACAGTTGAGATTCACACCATTGTCATTATCTAAACAAACCAAAGTTTCTGAATTATTTTATCACACTATATCCACTTCTCTTAACAACCTTGAAATTCCAGTACTTGGGGACTTTTAACCATGAATTTAAAACTTATCAAAAGgatggggaaaaaaagaaaaaacagagaagaaaagataTATGCCTCAAGACAGAATGCAGTAGGGTGATATTCAAAGTATTTAGAACAGAAAATTATATGTGCTGAATTCACTAATTGAACCTATAGTCTCATGATATCAAGTGAAGTAATAATACTTACAAGAAGGATGCCACAAAAATCAACGTAAAatggctttatttatttttttttttttaaaggctatTTTCCAAGATGGTACCTCAATCACCCAATTCAAACCATTTGAACCTCAAAACTCATAACATTGAGCAGTATGAATAAAGAATGTGTTTGAGTAAACCAAAATAGAGCTCCAAAGAGCAAATTGATCCAACTGACCAATAAGCTAGGTATCTCCTCAATCAATCCACAATGAACTAATTGAAccctgatgatgccaaaatcgtcAGTTGGGTTACTTGTCCAATCCGAAGCATTAGACGATCTTATAAGACCTGCAAGatgaaagagagatagatcaaAGAGACCACCGAGTTGTGCCCGGTGGGGgagcctccgatgcttaagttagtattAGCTCATATATTATGTATATAGGTAGTGTTTTGTACTATTTTGTACTAGTTTTTGACATACCTTAGCTAATGAGACAAattgtcccttttataggtgacttaggtagCCGTTGTACATAAATTAGGGTGATTATTACCTTGATTGTAACATTCTTTGTCTTAATGAGAGTTTAAGACCTTTGATGGTCGTTATTGAATGTGTTGAGTGGTTACCTTTGATGGCCTACTAATGATGCAAGGTCGTCCATATTAATGGACAaccttaatgatttttctggactcatcagttgccccccattCCCAAGTCTGATTTTGCTTTATGCTGGTCAGGCTTAGGGAATATTCTTGACTTGTTTAGATTCAGGCTTCTTTATCTTCAACTACCTTCTTCTTCAAGAATGGTAGTATTTTTGTGACAACTTCTTAGTATCTGCCTTTTGAAGGTCTTTTTGGATGTTCGAGGGATCATAACTTGATCTTGAAAGTGAGCTAATTTCTTTTGAAGATCATTTTTTATCACTGCTAAAGAGCAAGCTAATTTCTTTTGACGACCATTTTTTATCACTGCTAAAAAGCGAGGTGATTTCTTTGGACAACCGTCTTTGATCACTTCAATGCTtattcttttattcattttctggTTGTCACATTTGATATTCTTGATTTGCGTGTGACTTGCGCTTGTGTAAGAATCCTTGTCTGCTTACACTCGTCTAAGGGTATTTAGTCACTTAGCCACTTttaggtgacttacatccaGTTACGGAGATTTGTCATTTAGACTTCGTCAACGATTTACATCGTTTTAGCAGAatcttgtccattttttttggtgacttacatccatttatggaatcttgtcacttagacttcgtcagtaatttacatccgtcttgacggaatcttatcacttaaccattttttggtgacttacatccatttaaggaatcttgtcacttgggcttcgtcagtgatttacatccgtcctAGTGGAATCTGATGacttagccatttttttggtgacttacattcATTTAAGAAATCTTGTCACTTGGGCTTCgttagtgatttacatccgtcctggcgaaatcttatcacttagccagttttttggtgacttacatccatttaaggaatcttgtcacttgggcttcgtcagtgatttacatccgtcttggcggaatcttatcacttaaggaatcttgtcacttgttGTTAGAAAGATTCCTTGACACTATGTCGTTTTAGACCTTTTTAAGGCCATGTTGATATCTGCATTAATTAGCACATGCACTTGCCAGGACTTGGTtaaacaagaattttagaacaattcatatataaataataagttacCAATAGCCTAGGTggacctttttcttattttcttgtaaTCCTAGAGTTTTACCTCTTTTGTGATCTGTCTAGTAATGCATACAGTTTTGCATGAAACCTTACTAGGTGTAATTTTTATAGACAAATATAAAAGAGACAGAGATAAATGTGTTACTTTAAATGACAATATTATTTTGTCACATAGCTCGATCTTTTATTGCTGGGATCTTCTTGAAAACCTCTTCCCTTTTTAAGATGATGAGCTCTTctcttttcaagatttttttaagcTCAACATGATACTTCATGTTTAAGGCCTAGATCTcttttgcttcaatttttttgaaggcGTAAGAACTAGGCCACGTTTTTGCCCCTGTTCAAACGTGAAAAGTACAATTCTCGTTTGTTGATGACTAGAGGAATGGTCTATCACGAAtggaacttctttttttttttttttttttttttttttggcgtgcTTTGATCACTATGGTCATTGCCATTTGTAATAGCAGtttcctcttccttcttctttaattGTATGCTTAAGTCACTTCAATAGTGCTAGCTGCATGACAATGTACAAATGTGCAATTGCATACTATACAGGACGAAGTGTATTCTATATGAATCATAGAGAAGTATAAAAATTGAAGCTATTTGATTATATGCTTCTTTAAACTGGTCTTTGTTAGGTGCTTGCACCGTATATGATTTTTAAAGCAATTTAAGAAGATCTTGGTGAGTTGATGGAGATAGTGGAAATTCATTGAGACTTAAATTCATGAGTATATTGTGAACATGATCATCTAGCATTTTAAGTTTAGGAAACTTAATAGAACTTCTCAGATTCATGACGATGAAACATATGCTACTAATAATATAGTCATATTGGTTGTGATAATTGTAAcaattttattgcaatattttcaacatgttCCATATTTGCATACTTGTAATGATCATGCAAGCTTGATATGCACTTAGTTCTAATAAGATAATATTTGGCATGGCTaattaaagagaaagaaataaatgagTTATCTCAACAAGAGACCTTAAATCGCGATACTATTATGTACGTACCTCGATGTTTTCATTGTTGTAGTCTTCTTAACAAGCTCTCCctcttttaagatctcttttgtTAAGCTTAACATGCTATTTCATGTTTGAGGCTTAGATCTCTTTTGCTTCATTCTTTTGAAGGTACAAGTACTAGGACACTTTGTTCATTCAAGGTTATATCTCCTTCCTTTAGGGATGAAGGTTATGCCATGTGCTTCTATTATTACATGCCTAATTGGTTACGCATATACTACAATTTAAAGAGAGTATTTATGCTTGACATGTGATCTATTATCATACTTTCACattcaataaatatttaagCTAATGTTTTAACATCATGCCTCATATATACCATTGTGTGAGCCATTATGTAATAGACATATAGTAGTGTCAACAATTATAGACATATAGTAGTGCCCTTATGAAAGAAATATTCGTGATACTATGGAAAGAGTCTAGGCCTTTCCATGATTTTTGGCCTTGGTACAAAATTACCTTATAACAGTGTCaagaattatatatagatagagaTGTGGTGGTATGATGCTATCATGTCACATACCTCTAATCTTCTTTTTAGCAAGCTCTTCTTGATGAGTCCTCATCCTTAATCCTGTGGACTTGACAGTATATGTACAATCGAGATAGTCTAGTTGCTCTATTCTAGTGGTTGTACTACATGTACTCCCTTTTGTGCAAAGTGTTAGACTAGGAGCAACAATATCGATAAAGAAATtcacaattaattaaaaaaatttctaacttaaGGGTGATATATGTTGATGCATCTATGACATAGCATAATATCCATTAAAGTGTTTACATAACACAAATATGTTTTGGAATTCCTTCTCAAAATTAAAGCAACCAATATCATTTAGAAAGGTTTGGAATAGTGGGTCACAATTATTATTTGTGAATTCATAATCAATCATATGCTCATAGGATTTCTCCTAAAAGGTATCTATTTTTTGACAAACTATAACATATGAGATATATATCAAAAGAAAACGATGTTTTGCACATGTAATTAATTAGTTGCGCACGAGCATATGCAAAATTCAGAGAAATAATTTGGCATGCCATGTTTCAATTTTAAAGGGAGCAAGAAGGATCTCAAGCCCAATAATTATATCTGGCTCCATGCTTTTAGATACCCAAAATTGGGATCTTGAAACTTGGAATGTCAATGAGCaacatttcttatttttaagcCTATAAGGCAAAtgtaaaatttgcaattttgcttgaaactttctttttaagtttttttttttttttttttttttttttttgggcttttgatggaataataaaagagactatcttaaaattatttaagattGACGGTCAAAAATAATTGTCATGTTATCCAGAGTAAATGTCACATGCATATGTATGCTTATAATTCAATATGTTACCctatttataaaatgaaaacCAAATAATCTCCGGTTTTAAttcttggatttggggtttttaaaCTTGGAAGCAAAATAAGAATTGCCCCTCCTCTTTAATATCTGAAGCTATAATCTTGTACAGTAATAAAtttttgcttcattttcttTAACGACTAAAAattgagatttattattttgggcAAAGCAATAATACTGGATTAGTGGATTTCGTCTTTCCTATTTTAGCAAGACATATTGGGAAAGAAGAGCGGTGATAAAACATCTCCCCGGTTACTATGAGAAGAGGGCAAGCACATTGCAGGCACGGAGCAGGGATGAAGGTAGCTCTCATAATGTGGGTCTCGTTCATTCAGGCACTACAACTCCGGCGGACACAGAACCAATAGTGGCGGAGAAAGGGGAGGAGGAAAATCAGACCATGGAGGCAGTTATAGAAGTAATTGTACAGCAAAGTTTGAGGGAGGAGACAGAAACGTTTGGGGCCATAAATGATAATCACTCAATgccgaaaaataaggaagtGATTATGACTAATGTAAGGTACAATGATTCTGATTTCCTTTCCAAAAAGGATGAATTTGATATGGTTTTTAACCACTCCAACTCAGCTAATTGATACAGAATTAATGGGGGCAATATTAGTGGGGAATAGCATTGAAGTGTCCAACATAAATGCTAATTCCATTAAGGCAGCAGAATTGGAATGCAACCAAACTTCTATGATACCAACCCTAGCCGCCTTCATGCAAAATCTTCACATATTTAATGCCCAAAATTAcgatatataattttggtaagatGGTAGATTTTTGgcttcatttttcttcaatactCAAAATTAGTATCTTTAAATTTGGTAGAATAACGAAAGTTGAGAGCCCTTACCTTAAATGGTCCTTATACTTAAATACCGTAGCACTGCAAATTCATAACCTCAAACGACAATCTTAACACAagcattattataaaataaggTGCATGAGAGGTAGGTATTGGGTATATTAACTGATGGGCCACTAGGTAGATATAAGCATCATAGAAACTCATTTACCAtgtgtaaggacacgattttgtaacgaaccgtaacagtgttgggttcgcacgtaaaaaggcccaaacaatatcatttgtagagcatgggtttgaaaggctaggccttggttaccaggcggtgggtttttcgtgatatccatacatggttaagtcgtcttcgcccctggagtctttctcctggaggcgggttGGGAGGCTCtgatttttggccatttttcccagcccctgcTATGAAttacttacttttccttttatactagcctgtgtttttttatccttcatccacgtgtaggatcgacattccaagactgatacttgtcccatcagcccatatccggagtggttgggggtggttgtaaaacctagagagtatggctctgtcaggtgcagagtattgaatggcagtaagggcagctttccctggtcgttacactttccagcatacccttttctattggcacagatattttagattttttcccaagttgtttctataccatttttgccctttcttcttatgagatctcggacatgccgaagactgaatcgtcctcggctgtgtcctaAGGCTATTTCGTACTTGTATTGCCGAGCCCGGGCCATCaccttcctcggcttgggcctttggaccccaacgaataaatgggcctggcccacgaattattgggccccacaccATGTAAAGAAGATATCATAGTTTGTAACCGAAGTAatatctcttttctttttttcttttttttttaatatttgcttTATATTAGTCAAAGGCTGGTTAATGATTCATTTCAAATGACATAAGAAACAATAACTTGAAATTGATGAATATGATAAGCATGAAAGGCACATGGTAATATGTTGTGCTAGTGGATAACAAAAGGCTTGGCCGTGTAGGTCATCCACCATCTTATTATCACTTTAGCCTCATGAGTATGACACATGGGCTTAAGGATTGCCCCATCTTCTGATGGATGGCTTAGACTAGCTAACATGAGCAATTGAGTTATTAAATAACATACCAGGCACCAAGCGAGTCTAAAGAAAACCATGAAAATTTATCCCTTTTGTGTCCTCTCTTGTCCAGCCCCTTCCTTTACCAGTTTGACACTCATAGTGACGTGAAATGTCCACGAGGTATGATTGAAGAAAATTTCAACTTAGATTGGGGGCAACACGGAGAAGTGGGGCTCAAGGAGCCCGTTGTTGTTACAGACGATGAgcgagattttttttttctttttttttttggagtgtcTGCGGTAGTGAGGCTTGTCTTGATTTGGCCAAAGATTTTTGAGGATAGCTAGTGTTGTTGCGATGGCCATGAACATATCTATGAATCGGTTAATTAAGATCGTTCATTGGAGTGGTTGTGGTCACTTTTTTGTCTATTGACGTGTGGATATGCATTCTTTGTCGATGGTTTTGGGACGAGCTTAGCATTTTCAGTATCCGTGGTCCTAGATTAAGCAGAGTAACCCTTTTGTCTCAGGGAGAGCTGAATGGCTAGTCtctccccacagacgacgccaaactgatgatgccaaaatcgtcAGTTGGGTTACTTGTCCAATCCGAAGCATTAGACGATCTTATAAGACCTGCAAGatgaaagagagatagatcaaAGAGACCACCGAGTTGTGCCCGGTGGGGgagcctccgatgcttaagttagtatcaGCTCATATATTATGTATATAGGTAGTGTTTTGTAGTATTTTGTACTAGTTTTTGACATACCTTAGCTAATGAGACAAattgtcccttttataggtgacttaggtagCCGTTGTACATAAATTAGGGTGATTATTACCTTGACTGTAACATTCTTTGTCTTGATGAGAGTTTAAGACCTTTGATGGTCGTTATTGAATGTGTTGAGTGGTTACCTTTGATGGCCTACTAATGATGCAAGGTCGTCCATATTAATGGACgaccttaatgatttttttggacTCATCAAACCCCAAAtctcaaaacaaaaaggaaatcAATCAAAACTTGTCTATGCTAAACCTTCCTCTTGTACAAAATCCCAAAATGCAAATACATTAGAATTAAGACTGTATTAGGActatcaaaatcttcaagttGTTATTACCCAGTAGCTCCTAAGGCCAATCTGCACCTTATCAATGACATTCAAGTTTTTAGATCAAGTAATTGTactgtaaaaaaaagaaaagcagcATCAACTTTTAGATGAATCTTCAACTTGGTCAATTGGTTTAACCATCGATAACCTGTACCCACACACGCATTAGGTTATTTACAATCTCAGTCATTAATGGGCGATCTCGACCTTTTAGACTTACACAAGCCACTACTAGGGACCCAGCATGTGCCACTACCTTTCTTTCAACTGGGGTAGGTGGTGGTACTCTTGGGTCCAAGACCCTGTGAATTTGATCTTGGGCAATGAATGGCACTAAAAAATCAACTATAAGCCTTTGCtcaccattttcatttttatgaagTGCCTTGTACCCAGACAACATTTCTAGCAATACAACTCCAAAGCTGTATACATCAATTTTGGTTGTCAATTGCCGAAGACTAAAGTACTCGGGATCCATGTAACCAATGGTGCCAGCCACACAATCCAAATGGTGTGACTTGAAGTCCATGGGGGCCTTCTCAGATAGGCAGAAATCAAACACTTTGGCAATCCACGTAGCATCTAGTAATATGTTAGACGACTTGCTATTGCGGTGTATGATTTATGGTACTGCATACACGTGTAGATACTCAATGCCTCTGGCTATGTCTAGTGCCACTTTAATCTGAGCTGTCCATGATGACAATAGAGGAGTACTTTGAAGCTCATGAAGATGGTCATGATGGGTACCATTTTACATGTACTCGTACACCAATGCATACTCGTTACTGTCCTCACAAAATCCTACTAAGCAAGCAACATTCTTGTGATTGAGGTGGAACAAAGCTTTCAATTCAATTAGGAAGGCACGTGCATTGCCCTGGCGCTTAATAGCCACTTCTTGGCCACCATCTAAAGTGGCACGGTAAACTGAGCCAAAGCAACCTTTTCCAATCTTGTGATCTTCTGAGAAGTTGTTAGTTGCAGAAGAGGATGGAGATGTTTCCATGGAATTAGAGCTAGAGGAAGAACAAGAAACTCCAGGCATCTCATTGCATGCCATTAGTGGTGACCATGCACCAGAGACAATGAAGGTGTCCGGAAAAATCAGATCAGTACCAACCATGGTTCTCTTGGATTTAGGTAGCTCCCATAATTTTATTAGTGAGTCCCTTGCACAGAAATTGGTTTTGCAACCAGCCCAAGAAAAGAAGATTCGTGTTATGGTGGCATTTGGTGAAAGGCTTACTAGTAAGGGAAGGTGTTTTGGAGTCACCATCAAGCTTGGAAGCTATGTCACTCAAGTTGATTTTTATGTACTGCCCCTAGAAGGGTATGATGTGCTTATGGGTACTCGTTGGCTCCGTACACTTGGAGAAATCCTTTGGGACTTTGCCAAACTTACCATGAAATTTACGAGCCAAGGTAAGGAAATAATTCTAAGAGGTTTGTCTGATAGGTGGGTAGAGGGCCATGAGCTTGAGAAATATACAAGGAAACAATGAAAGGGAGCTATTCTTCATTTGGTGGCACCCACTTTGTCAGACATGTTGGCTagggaggaaaaagaaaagctagGTTTGTCACAACTTTTGGAAGCTTTCAAAGAAATTTTCAAGGAATCCAAAGGCTTGCCACCTAAAAGAGCTCAAGATCATCACATTCCACTACAAACAGGAAGTAACCCCGTTTGTCTAAAGCCTTACAAGTATCCCCTTTATCAAAAGTTAGAAATTGGGAGATTGGTCACTGAAATGTTAATCGCTGGGGTCATTCGTCCTAGCAACAGCCCTTTTCCCTCTCCGGTtgtattagttaaaaaaaagtgatggtTCTTGGAGTTGGCGTATGTGCGGGGATTACTAGTCCCTGAATTGGATCACCATCAAGGACAAGTTTCCTATTCCAACAATGGATGAGCTGCTTGATGAATTAAATGGAGCCATGTTTTTCTCAATTCTGGACCTGCGATCTGGTTACCATCAAATTCGAGTGAGCTCAGATGACGTGCCAAAAATAGCACTCCGTACTCACCATGGCCATTATGAGTTCTTTGTGATATCATTTGGACTCACTAATGCTCCATCCACTTTCCAAGCGTTGATGAATGACGTTTTCAAGAATCAATTACGTAAGtttgttcttgtattttttgacaatattttgGTATATAATGTCTCTTGGCAAGAACATTTGCAACACTTGCAAATTGTTTTAGATATTTTGCGAAGCCATCAACTTTATGTCGAGAGAAAAATGCCAATTTGGTCAGCAGGAAGTACAATATTTGGGCTATATAAAATCAGGACCACTAGCCATTGAATTTATACAAGTAGATGGCAACTGAATTTGGGCCATATAAAATCAGGGTCATATAACTTTTATTCCAATAGCCACTGAATTTATACAAGTAGATGGCAACGTTCCAAAGCATAAAATCAGGACCACTAACACAATCGTGATCCTCTTAAACTCCAACTCCTAAAAAATAGAACTAA
This genomic stretch from Quercus robur chromosome 4, dhQueRobu3.1, whole genome shotgun sequence harbors:
- the LOC126720318 gene encoding uncharacterized acetyltransferase At3g50280-like — its product is MVHFLSTSTIRPTSNNYSTRRIELTPWDLRLLTYGPIQRGLIFLKPATSQEQQLEENNVIHHLQSSLSRTLDIFYPLAGRLAMIENSEDNTTSFFIDCNNHGAQFVHATAEGTTMADILEPIYLPQIVDSFFLMNGVLNCEGISKPLLSVQVTELVDCIFIGCTLNHAVCDGTTFWHFFNTWSEISRGTCEKLQPHPIFERSHFDGIINFPVHIPNILEEKTQKLVPPPLKQRYFHFTKEKIAELKAKANNEMGTDRISSLQALLGHFWRSVTRSRCLEADEEVKRRIAIGTRQRMQPPLPKQHFGNAVESEIVTSTAGELIEHGLGWAAWRINNVLASKTPHEVRKFLDEWVKNPRMVNYSGPICNTLLLGSSPRHNVYGNDFGWGKPVALRSGAGTKFDGRLLVFPGKEEGSIDFEVCLLPETLEAMGEDAEFMEAVAT